The following nucleotide sequence is from Cucumis melo cultivar AY chromosome 1, USDA_Cmelo_AY_1.0, whole genome shotgun sequence.
aaactgaCATTGGTGTTAACGGTCATCgcaagtaaaataaataaaattgcaaGTAAATATTCTCACACTGAATCACAAAACCtaaaaaagggaaaaggaaaaaattaggcgaaagagaaaaaaacacctcaataaatcacaaataaaaattttatgtGGATAACATCTAGCATATGAGTTGAAAAAGTCAAATAGAATGACAAAACACTAAAATGGTGACGATCAAAATCTTGAAAACAATAACTTTTTAATTTTCCTATAAAACATCAATTTACGATCAGATCTTTAACTAAAAATCAAAACTCTAAATTACTAAAAGTGATTATATTATTCAACAGCTTAGTCATATAAGTATAAAAGTCACATTTCTTCAAAATTCATGAACTAAAATaaatgtttttaaaagtttatggaccaaaataaaacaaaatacaaaatttatggACCAAAATAAAGTTTAAACCTTCAACGTAATTTACATTTGCAATTCCTAAAGTTTAGTTGTGAACCTACCTCTCTTATGCTTTCGTTGGCATTTGGTGACCAACAATTAAGGTAAAAAATACTCACCCATAGATACCAACAATTTAAGGAGTGTTACTCATATTTCTCACTTCAATATTTGTATTAATTAACTTACACGCAACTCCTCTAATTACTCTCCCCTATAATAATCACCAACTCAAATCAACATTAATCGAACACCCATCGGAAAATGATTAATTAAACCTTGAGACTTGCATCAATATTTTGAATTAGGAACTAATGTAGTGATAATTTTCAGAGTTGAAATAAATACCACTACCAGTGCGAGATTTAAATAAACATATTTGGTTTGGGGAGTAGATTGAAATTTTGCCTAAATCTTATTCCGTCATTCAACCTACCACttaaaaatgttttgttttaattacTAAATGAGAAAAATAGTCAACTAATATTTCTAACTATGACATTTTTTAACTTTGATTCTATCTCATACTTCGTTTCCGTAACAATTAACATTTACAATGTGTGATCTCCCAGCATGATCATCATTATGCACATTACATCAGCCATTAAAACGATGATTAACATTAGCCCATCCATACTCCATCTAATAACAATGACTTAGATTTTACATGtgaaaaacaaaacaagttTTAGAAGTacaaaaatttacaaaaacaCATACATACTTATACACATATAGATATGTGAATagatcaaaaaccctaaaaccaaATATCAAGAAACAAGTCTCCTAACTACTTGAACGAATAAGATCAATAATCAAAAACATACTTGAACGAATGAAAGAATTACCCAaaaacataaatcacaagtactgagcaagaataaatttaataaatgcACTAATAATTTAGAATGGCAATCAAGAGAGGAAAGATTACGATACAAAAAGGGCAAAATTCAAGGGGAGTTCTACTAGATAGATAGTATTATAAAAtacaatcctttttttttttttcagttttccACTTTTTCTTTTGTCTCAATCCATAATACAACTGAAACCAAGATTCTTGTATGCTAAGAGAGCTAAATTGTATAGGGAGAAGGGAGtgaaaaaataaaagcaaaacTTCACCGGTAAATTAAGCTCCGTGCCAACAGCTAACTCAGAGGATGGATGTCAAAACGCGATAATTGCAAAGAACACAATCTTCTGTATCCCACTACAATTACTTGGTATGGTCTTTGATACGACtgccttaaatttaaaaaacgtACAGTCTAACCGCATAAATACCTCGTATTGGAAGTTCATCCTCAATAGTACACATTTGACCCAGCAAAAAGAATCAAGTTCCTTTTCTGCAAGATCATTCATAGATGTATCCccgtttaattttcaaaattaattaagtaatttgATTTTAATGTATCAGTTTTTTGTTTCTCCAGAAAGTTGGTTTTTTACCTTGAAAGAATGTTGTAGGAGTAACTACTACTAGTGATTAATTATACATCAACTTCCATTTTGTTGCTTTTCAAGATACAAGTTTAACTGCCCCGTTGCCGCCAGTATAAAACCTGAAAAAGTAGAGTTAAAAGTTGATAAATCTTTTGGTCGTAAGGATAAATATGTTGTAAACTATACACAGATAACAGAGCGAAAATGTTGTTTTGCACTACCCTGAACCCAATTATCTTCATATTCATTGGCCAATCACTTACAAAAATAACACTCGAGAAATATGCTATGCTTAAAATTAAAGCATTGAAAATATGTTATTTAGGTATAGTGATAGTGATGATCCTCCTTTTAAATGGTAATTGGTAATTGGAAAGTAACTGAACTGGATAAGCTGACAGAGAAGCACTTTTGAAATGAATTTTACCTAGAAAGACGGGCGATGGCCTCCTAGGCCGTGATTTAAATTCTGGATGAAATTGTACACCAACATAGAAGGGATGGCTTGGAAGCTCTAAAATCTGATCAAAATAGCACAAAATCTTGAAAATTAAGATATATACAATTGAATCAAAACAGGAATGGCCTATAGCACTTAATGACTTGAAATCGCCAATGCAGGAATGGCATGAACGCACTTAACCCGCTGATGCAAAAAACAATTTAGTTTTGACACCTTAAGATTAGTGAAAACTAGCACGTCTCACAAATGAGGACAACCTACCTCCATTCTATTTCCTGTCTCATCCTTTCCAACAAATTTAAGGCCAGCTTCTTCAAAAGCCCCGATGAACTCTGGGTTTACCTGCAACGTAATGATTTTTACTTGTGTCAATCCTTTCCATTTCCCCAAGCACCAAACTTTCCAACCAGATATACTTTTAAAAGCCTACCTCATATCTATGTCGATGCCGTTCATCCACGTGTGCTGAGTTATGATACCTGTCAATCCAGGAGGAATTAAAAAGAGCAGGATGAATGCTACAGGGTAATACTGCCAAGTGCAAAGAGGCACGAGTACAGTAAAATATTAAATGGCATTTATCAGAGCAATAATTTCTCATGAAATCCATGGGCAAACCAGTTGGATTATACCGTCCTAGATTTCCAACGACAACATAATGCAGGGGTATATACACATCCAAGAGAGCTAACTGATACTACCCCTACAGAATCTTCCAATATAATTCGTCCAACAAGTAATAACAGGGAGAACTGAACTCTTAAGCATTTATACGTGgtaaaataaataagaaaccaCATACATCCTTGAAGTAATACAATCAGCAGTCTGGAATAGGGTTCTTCGAGATCCTAATCTCATAGTGCTTCCCATATGGGTCTTCGATCCCTACACATGAATGTGAAGAAAAACAAGTTCTAACAGATTACATTTTAGAAGAAACTTAACAGTAAGCAACATACAAATTGTCTTTAAGAACTCAGCACCTCAGGCATGAAAATAACAACAGGGTTTGGTGTCGCATCATCAAACTCTGTACTGTTTGCCTTTTCCCAACCCAAAACCTAAGAGAAAGCAAACACATCATCAAACTCTGTACTGTTTGCCTTTTCCCAACCCACAACTGAAATaaaacaaatacaaaataaaaaacgGAAGTTTGATTGTTATTGAGAGGGGAGAAAACACTTACACTTCTAGCAAACTCAATTACAGATATCTGCATGCCCAAGCATATCCCAAAATATGGAACTTTGTTTTCTCTGGCATACTTTGCAGCCAATATCATGCCTTTCACTCCCCGATCTCCAAATCCTCCAGGAACCAAGACACAAGATGCTTTCTGAAAATATAGATTTTCAAGAAAGAATCAGAAAAGCTTAAAGCCGAAAACGATAACAAGTTCCCTCCCCTTTTGTCCATCTCTTAAATATACCAACATAAATTATGACTTTCAACATTTCATTATAAAAACCAGAGCTATCGAAAAGCAGAAAATAAAAGGACACCCATAAGCATATATAGTGTATTAAATAGAAAAGGAACCACCTGCTTAAAAATGTACTTTCCATGTAACTTcagatatatttttttaatcattccCTTGACTGAATAGACTGCTCAAGAGATTTGAAagcaataaaaataaaaagtatatcCCACCACCACCAAAGAAGCTATAATATTTAATTACTAATCATATTGACATATATGCTAGCAAGAAGCAACATACATGAGATTACATAGGCAAAACCACGAAGAATATATAAAACACGATAACGTCTCAAGAGTTAATATTAAGAAAACCAATGGGTGTGTGCCaagtaaaacaaaaaacaaaaaggcaATACAAACATATTTTAACGCACAAAAAAATACAGGGAAAGCATACCCTCAGAGCCTCCCATGCAGCAGCATGTGCTTCCGGTGTCTACAAAAGAACAGTAGATTACTTAATGACGGAATTCTAGACTAATAAAAAGCATTAGTGATGCCAGGTAAAAAAAATACCGATTTGGAACTTTCGTCCTCAAGATCAGAAGCAGCAATCCAATCAATTGATGGCTTCAAAGAACATGCAATGCATGCATGAAGAAGGGCCTGCAAAATAGATATAGATCACAACAGGTAATACAAAAGCAAAAATATTTAATGACTTATTACTTGTAGCTAGAAATTAACGGAACCCCCAAATAAATGAAACAATAATCATTTTGCAGTTAAAATAAGCAAGATTGAAAATACACGCTCATATATATAATAAGccaataaattttgaaaactcaaaCAGTGGCCAACAATCACGCTTGTAGAAATAAGAAAAGTTTCTTTCTTAAATTACTAAAATAGCACCTTCACAACAGAGAGGTATGAATCCGTCAAACCAACGTACTTTCCCACCATCGCAATTTTCACCTAAAAAAGaccaaaatattaattatctgTACACAATATTAGATGAGGCACACATAAACTACAGCATAATTAAAACTTACTGAATTTGTGAGATTATCATGAGTTGCAGCCAAATTTGTCCAGTCACGCAAATCAGGAGCTGCAGCAATTCTGGGATGGAACATAAGCATTTATGTGCAAAGTTAGCATGCATAGTCAAGTTACACTTTAGGCTGCTCATATCCTAGACAAATACTAAAACTTTCTTGAgcgtttctattttttttcctgTGCTACTTAACACAATAATATCTTAATTAAAAgggaaaaaatataatttaatggTCGGCTTCTAAAAGTGACCAATAGCATTCTTGGGAAGAATAAACTCCTTGAGTTGATTTGTTCCCTCAAGTCTCTATCTGAAAATGTAACGACAGCTTTATGAAAAAGAGATGAAGAATCTACCTGAGCAAGTTGAGTTGTTTAAGAATTGAAAGATGAGCATTCTGGTTCTGTGGCAAACACAAACCCAAGAAACCGTAAGTGCAATTTCCAACAAGATGTAACTAAGCCAAAAACAGACAAAAGACGTGATCACATAATATAAATACGCATATCCATAGATGCATACCATACATACATATGTATGTCTGAGTGTGTGTATGTGCCAGATCCATAGATGCATATGCCTATACCTGACATGCATCGATGCgtaatacatacatacatatatatatgcatgcatGTGTGGAAATGCAACTGTGTATGTATGCATATATGGTTAACACCTACCCTAAGCAAGAGTGGAACGTGCCAGATGTTTGGAACATCATGGACATTGAGAATGTTACCAGCCtgaaaaaaattcaagaaaagTAGGGTAGTTAGTAATCAATCATGAAAAGGCAATTCCATCCAGAAATAAATCTCAATTGATAACTCACTGGAACATGACAAAACTGTGAAAGCTTCTCCTTTGTATTGTCCAGTATAGGCTACAAAGAATCCGAAAAAGACATTACTACACCTTGAAATATCAAAACCATTGTAATGAATGTGAAGGCCAAACTTTTAGTTATCATTGTATAAAAATAAAGTGCAATTGGGGCATGGTCCGACAAATCACAGTAAACATACACAAAATAACTGCTGAATACAACAACGGTACATATAAGTATAACCAAAGCAGCATATATTGCAGTACAAGAGGGCAAAAAgcgaaaaagagaaaaaggaaccAAAGTTCATTCTGGACAAAAAGAAAAGTCGTAATTAAATGAACAGTCTAGTGCATTTTAAAGCCTCTtgtaatttgtatttttttttacatgggGAGAAGAATACAATCAAGCAAAGTTAAAGAATGAAAGAGCATCCAAAAAGCCAAGCCCACAAAAAAGAATCCCACCAAAGAAAGAGActccaaacaaacaaaataagCCATGaggaataattacaaaaagaatTTGACAGTGGCACCCAAAGAAACATAGAACATGACAAGGAACCAAACATCAATATTGTCCCTCTCCACTCCTCTAAAGGTCCTATTCCTTCTCTCTCTCAAATACCCCACAACAATGCACACAACCCAACTTGCCATAAAAACCAACCCCTACCCTGAGATGGAGGATGGGGAAGGAACTCCTCAATCATCTAATTTGAAGTCTATGAAGGCCAAACTGAAAGCCAAACAcctcaaaaatataacaaaattattatttgtattttttggTAGCAAAATGTACCTGAGCAGATCGACACGCCAGCAGATGTGGAGTTAAGCCTAAAGCTCTAAGTTCTCGAACACTGTGTTGTGTAGGCTTTGTTTTCTGTGTTTTAATATACAGACAGTGAGAATTACATTCGTCATAAAAAGAGACAGAAAATTTATAACCAGCCTTGAGATCCGAGCACAGGGCATATGCTTCATACAaactatatatacataaaaaataaataaataagaggCAGACTCTTACTTGCTCTCCAACGACTCCCAATACTGGCACTAAGCTCACATGGATAAGGCAGAAGTTGTCTGGACCTAAGAGGTAAAAAGTGAAACAGTTGATAGCTATTGTTCATATGAGCTTTATCAAGAACCAGTGCATAGAATTATGGACAACTAGATTCAAGAGCTTATCAAACATAGAGAAAAAGCTTACCAACTGAAAAGGAAAGTTGTCGCAAAGCTTCAATGAACGGCATTGATTCTATGTCACCTAAAAAAGACAGCTGAAATATTATTTCATGGAACGTACATTATCAAAATAATACTAGGGAAAAGTTTCTGACAAAGTTACCTACAGTCCCTCCTAATTCTATCACGCAAACATCTGCAGGGCCCTCTTGGCCATCCACAGGAATGGTGGCGACTGACTCAATATGATTTTTAATGGCATCTGTGATGTGTGGAACCACCTGAGTtcaacaaaattacaaaaaatgaaaGGTCAGGAGTCGCATCAGTGCATGGAAAACTGGCAGCAAGATAGAGATACATAGGAAGCATCACCTGAACGGTCTTCCCAAGGTAATCACCCCTTCGTTCCTTCTCAAGAACAGACTGATAAAAATTGCATAGATTGAATCAATGGGCAAACTAGAACTTATCAAACGTAAATATGCACtagaaacaaaaattaattCAATAACCTGATAAATTTTTCCTGTAGTAATATTGTTCTCTCTTGTCAACGTTAAATCCAGGAATCGTTCATAGTTACCCAAGTCTAAATCAACCTGAAACGAGAAATATAAAGCCAATCACACCTCAACTTAAACCGAAAGGtaaaatttaatcaatcaatttaCCACCATGTCTTAAAGGAAAATACAGTGTCATTTTTGTATGGCTGGAATGGAAGATACCTCACCGCCATCATCAAGAACAAAAACTTCCCCGTGTTCAAAAGGAGACATGGTACCAGCATCCATATTCAAGTACGGATCTGAAAATTCAAACACAACAGAGCATTAAGAACCAACTCAGAAAATGCAAGAAACCGTTCCATTATAGCTTTTCCTATCAACTATTAAACTTAACCAGACATGCATACCATCACCAGACCACTGAGAAACAAACGGAAAAACAAGAAGAAACTACGCTTtctaagaataaaaaataaagtaggTAAAAAATACTCGTTATCAGCACGCCAACATGAAGAACTAACTAATCATAGATAAAAGAACACAagcatatgaaaattttcaaaaatccGAAAAAGAAAACTGctgaaaatcaaataaatagaATCGAAAACATGCAGAAAAACCAAACAAGTTTACAGAGGAAAGAAAACTCATAAAAAAAGCAACAACATTACAGAGTTGGAGGAAGAAAATGCAGCAGGAATCAAAAACAGCAGGCGAAGAACAAAAGAACAGAGGATGAGATATATCGCAGTAAAACGAAAAAAGAAGCAAAAGAAGAAGtgaaaagaagagaagagaacCTATTTTGATGGAGGTGACTCGTAAACCACAGGCTTTGAGTACAAGGCCAATACTGCTGGCGGTAACGCCTTTGCCGAGTCCACTGACGACGCCGCCGGTGACTAAAACGTACTTCATTgtgtagaagaagaagaagaagaagaagaagaagaagaagaagaagaagaagaagaagaaaaagagttgGCGCTTATGTGTAAAGCGggaaaggttgaagaagaagaagaagaagaggaagaggaagaggaagatggTGGGAGGTTCGGCTTTGTTTGTTACCAGCTTTTATACTAAACCTAGAAAGAGAGACCGAAGTAAAAAGGGGTTTTGACTATTAGTCTGGACTGGACTCTCTCTCAAACTAAAACCAATATAATCTCCTTCCTACCCATctctttttttctaattataaCTTTATACActccatttttaaaatattcatatatatatatatatatatcacaatTTTTTAATTCCATCTGAATAAAAATTCTATAGCAAGTGTGATTAAACTTATGATCTGAGAGTTATGTTACTATTGTTaagttaaatttatttttttaggtAAATGCAACTGTTTGTTTTTACGCATTACTGATTTTATTCTCCTGTAATTGAAATTCAACCAACTTTGCATGTATTTATTTCAAGAAGTTATTCAAAAAGCAAAATCTCTATCTTTCAACTACTAAactttgtatttttctttttaaactttagcaattatttaatattttcaacATTACAAGTCATGCACATcacaaataatattaaattagtttCAAAAAACACTTTCAAATGTTTAGAGATTTTACAAAGAGTCTCTTCTTGTTGTTGGACACTAAGAAAAGTGTCTAAGATATATGATACATCTGTGATATCGAATTTCAAGAGTGAATAACGAAATCTATAAACGTAAGttaacttttaacttttaactaACAACATTGGTAGTTACGTTCAATTTTTCATCGTTTGCCGTATTCACATAACTAAGGCATTTGTTATGTATCCTATAGCATATCACTAAATATTATTTAAGTAATATGGGACTGTGGTTTTAGTTGATGATGATGTGTGTGTATTGTAAGAGAATGATGTCATTTAGTTTAGTGAGCTCTGTGGTTTACTAGTGTTTCGTTTTGGTGGATCACATTTGATAAGTGTGTTTTTGTTGTTATTTGTTCGATGTAAGACCTCATTGCTTTTTATATGATTAGTGGATACTCATTGTTATGTGCATCTCATTATACTTTTTAATCATAGAATATAAAATGGATAAGCCTTTCACATGTTTGTCCCCATTTGCAAacaagttaaaaagaaaaacaacaacaatGTCCTCCAAATAGAgttcgataaaaaaaaaaaaaaatcaaattgaaacaaacaacgagtattattataaaatattttgatagaGATGGAAAAATTGTAAGATTTTAAATAATTGAATGATCGTTAAGTAAAAGAGAGAGAACTTTTTACATTAGTGTGGTTGGTACTTAGACACCAGTTGTCCCCGACAATCAAGTTAGTAATGATTGGTAGAAAGCTAGCTAGAAAATAGAGAAAATGGAGTAATTTTAGTATACTtaaaatatattgttttttttaccTAGAGATTAGCTTTTTATCTGTTGCTCGACTCATTAATCCCTAAAGTCATTAACTGGTGTGactaatttaatttgattactaTTAATTGTTGAGATTATATTAGTGACAAATCCCGACATATATTTAGTCTATAAGGTGAACATGTAGGCATTACTTGTCCCTCAATGATCAACTATTTGGGTTGGTCGACTTGATAACTTCTATGGCCAACTTGACCTCCATGGTTTTTGTTGAGTCTATGAGTCAACTTCCATCTTTAACCAAATGACTCGTTTCTCTTATAATGATTATATCGTGGTCTTAAAACTATTTACTTAGTCATATTTTTTTACCCATATTAGTTTATTGTTTTAACTGTGACTCAATATGTTCTCTAAAAAATGACTAAAGACAATTAGTAAAACTGATGGTATCTTcctaaggaaaaaaaaaggttaagaAACCGTTTAGGTATGGAGTATTAATTGATTCAATTGACTAAATTTGGGGGGATAAATTGACCTTCCTTGAATGTTTAAGAAATTGATTCTAAATGCCAAAATGAGTAGTACTAGTTCACATGCATTCTTTATTTTAAGTGTTAAAAGTTTGGTCAATCATCCATACTATATAATTCCTAATAACAAGCCATAAGATGAACTTTTAAAAGTAGTAAAATCAACCTCTTACtaatatttggaaaaaaaaaaaaaaaactatatttttcttaattatactCTATAAATAGAAGCATTTTACTTGTATATGATATAATTCATATAGACATGAAATGAAATAATATACCTACCTCATCAACCAAAAATTCTCTTACATACAAGAACCTATTATGAGACAATTAGAAGAGTGTAATTGACAAATTGAACTTATTTCAACGGTAATTGACATGACATTTTATTCTTATGGTGGAAAGTTTGATTCTTCATTTCTATCATTGTTGTGCTAAAAGAAaactagaaagaaaaaaaaagagtaaggtCATACAAGAAAATGTTGTCAGTTAAATAAATACAATCAGATTTTGTAGTTAGTGAGAAAGAatgttataactattttttattttgaaaatgtaATTTTATTATACAACAACAAGGGGACCTTACAGCCTAAGGCCAAAGCCAAGGGTCAAAACAAAGCCTAGCAATTGGTTCTATATGACAACATTTGTTGAAGAAGAactaaatttttttagattttatactaaaaaaaatatccCAAAACAATAGAGAATCAACTCCCAATATAGACTAGATTACAAACTACttaaatattcaaataaatcacATATCGAACAAAGATTTTGGCTCCCATCGACTCTTGAACTTCATACAATTCAACTAGcataaagatatatattaacaacAAAGAAATTTATGGTTCGAACTCATTTATCGTACtcacaaagaaaatatattgaTCAATTGATCAAGCTTGAATAATTAGCTTCTATAAGGAATTTCTAGAGTTATAACGTCCTCTCAAGTTTATAACCACAATAAGTTATTATACAAAGGTAGCCTACAACACAAATAAAATGTCTTTATAATCTCCTATGCGGTTTGAGATACATTTGACTTTATTCAATTCGTTCAACTTTGTTTTATTGTGTAATATTCAACACATATGATCAATAAGATGTCTTCCTTTATATCATCCACGTTTAGAATTAATGCACATAGCTAGCTATAGCTACGTTCATATTGTTGAGtaatgatttttttattaacaaaagtggcttgctttcttttcttaattaatttctttcgtttttttttacTATGTTAAAACTTACAACAATGCTAAATTGTGAGAAATGTATTTCCTGATATCTTACCGAAATGAAAAGTGTATTTCTCATTCAAGTATCTAATCACAAGTTGTTAcacaataaattatttttaaaaatatgtttatttCTTTATATGATTAAAAATAATGCATAGAAATTGTTGTAGTCGAAAATGCATTCACGTAGAACTATGTTGCTCTTATTGTTATGAATTATATTGGTAGAAGAATATGAAACTTTTATACTTTGTAATATTCCTTTATTGCTATATTAGTGAAGttcccaaaaagaaaaacaaatacaCAAACTTACGTGGGGAAGCTTTTGGTACTAAAAGAAAAATCCATAAGCTTTGAAAATGAAAGGCACCCCTTCAAAGAGAATAAATACTTTAGCATATTAGGTTTGACCTTTTGTAACCACAACCCATAactcattttaatattttcattttagtatatatatgcaaaattatattataatttataaaatagtttttaaagtCAGACATGAACATAGTTTTCTACCGGTATTTTGTTTGTACTATCAATGTCGAAGTTAGAGATTTAATTCCTCCACTCGTTTAAATTacaatcctttttttttaaaaaaatagtcttTTACATTGTGTTGATAACAAAATTTAATCTTAACTATGAATCTATAATTCTCGAAAGAAATTGAACAACCACCCTACAAAATAGAAGAAAACTCGCACTGATGTGGTGC
It contains:
- the LOC103492773 gene encoding uncharacterized protein LOC103492773 isoform X1; the encoded protein is MKYVLVTGGVVSGLGKGVTASSIGLVLKACGLRVTSIKIDPYLNMDAGTMSPFEHGEVFVLDDGGEVDLDLGNYERFLDLTLTRENNITTGKIYQSVLEKERRGDYLGKTVQVVPHITDAIKNHIESVATIPVDGQEGPADVCVIELGGTVGDIESMPFIEALRQLSFSVGPDNFCLIHVSLVPVLGVVGEQKTKPTQHSVRELRALGLTPHLLACRSAQPILDNTKEKLSQFCHVPAGNILNVHDVPNIWHVPLLLRNQNAHLSILKQLNLLRIAAAPDLRDWTNLAATHDNLTNSVKIAMVGKYVGLTDSYLSVVKALLHACIACSLKPSIDWIAASDLEDESSKSTPEAHAAAWEALRKASCVLVPGGFGDRGVKGMILAAKYARENKVPYFGICLGMQISVIEFARSVLGWEKANSTEFDDATPNPVVIFMPEGSKTHMGSTMRLGSRRTLFQTADCITSRMYHNSAHVDERHRHRYEVNPEFIGAFEEAGLKFVGKDETGNRMEILELPSHPFYVGVQFHPEFKSRPRRPSPVFLGFILAATGQLNLYLEKQQNGS
- the LOC103492773 gene encoding uncharacterized protein LOC103492773 isoform X2, whose translation is MLVPCLLLNTGKFLFLMMAVDLDLGNYERFLDLTLTRENNITTGKIYQSVLEKERRGDYLGKTVQVVPHITDAIKNHIESVATIPVDGQEGPADVCVIELGGTVGDIESMPFIEALRQLSFSVGPDNFCLIHVSLVPVLGVVGEQKTKPTQHSVRELRALGLTPHLLACRSAQPILDNTKEKLSQFCHVPAGNILNVHDVPNIWHVPLLLRNQNAHLSILKQLNLLRIAAAPDLRDWTNLAATHDNLTNSVKIAMVGKYVGLTDSYLSVVKALLHACIACSLKPSIDWIAASDLEDESSKSTPEAHAAAWEALRKASCVLVPGGFGDRGVKGMILAAKYARENKVPYFGICLGMQISVIEFARSVLGWEKANSTEFDDATPNPVVIFMPEGSKTHMGSTMRLGSRRTLFQTADCITSRMYHNSAHVDERHRHRYEVNPEFIGAFEEAGLKFVGKDETGNRMEILELPSHPFYVGVQFHPEFKSRPRRPSPVFLGFILAATGQLNLYLEKQQNGS